From the Cryptomeria japonica chromosome 2, Sugi_1.0, whole genome shotgun sequence genome, one window contains:
- the LOC131073202 gene encoding pentatricopeptide repeat-containing protein At3g54980, mitochondrial, translating to MEVKTKGINPLFKEVISTHSKKQYSTSSRHITHKFNVVHFTQSIYVLCKSGNTIKVWDLFRLALTKRLHPDAISLTPLLWGFGNDGDLCIIICSPAELKEMEVHPNVIIYNTLTKALCKCDKIEEGHGLLHKMMYAHCFGGIVTYNLIDGICKFGMINEAFVLIAEVIQDDLSTSTVTYSTLIDGLCKLGKEGAIQRLVAKFYTYTSLIDGFFKTGKTDKVYNLFVQMMEFGPLPDEVTFTAVIDGLCKDGRMDKAWDCFHDMLKNGVHAVEKGSKVV from the exons ATGGAGGTGAAGACGAAAGGCATAAACCCTCTGTTTAAAGAGGTaatttctactcattctaaaaagCAATACAGTACCTCATCTCGTCACATCACCCATAAATTTAATGTCGTGCACTTCACTCAGTCCATTTATGTCCTCTGTAAATCGGGAAACACAATTAAGGTTTGGGACCTCTTCCGGTTGGCCCTAACTAAACGCCTTCATCCCGATGCCATATCCTTGACTCCGCTTTTGTGGGGTTTTGGAAATGACGGCGATCTCTGCATAATCATCTGCTCTCCTGCAGAACTGAAAGAGATGGAGGTACATCCAAATGTTATCATTTATAACACACTCACAAAGGCTTTGTGTAAATGTGATAAGATTGAGGAAGGGCATGGCCTCTTGCACAAAATGATGTATGCTCATTGTTTTGGTGGTATTGTTACATACAATCTGATAGATGGAATCTGCAAGTTTGGTATGATAAATGAAGCTTTTGTTTTAATAGCTGAAGTAATACAAGATGACCTTTCCACAAGTACTGTTACATACAGTACCCTAATAGATGGTCTCTGCAAGTTGGGTAAAGAAGGTGCTATTCAAAGATTAGTAGCCAAATT CTACACTTACACTAGCCTGATAGATGGCTTTTTCAAGACCGGAAAAACAGACAAAGTCTACAATTTGTTTGTACAAATGATGGAGTTTGGTCCTTTGCCCGATGAAGTGACATTTACTGCAGTTATTGATGGACTCTGCAAAGATGGCAGGATGGACAAAGCCTGGGATTGTTTCCATGATATGTTAAAAAATGGTGTACATGCAGTGGAAAAAGGCTCAAAAGTTGTTTAA